The sequence GACCCCAGTAGCATCCACCACAAGAAACTGGCCGTCCTGCGGCACCACCGCCGCACCGGTCCGCTCGGTTAACCGGACCACGAGGACATCCGGCCAGTCCCGCGTCACGTCAACCCGCTCGACCGCGGGCAGGGCACCGATACGCCCCGCGGTGGCCGCAAGGTCCACCCGGGCCAGCGGCGTGCCGTCGGGCACCCCAGCCACGTCACGCACCTCGACCGAGGTCACCAACTCGGCCCCCTCCACCCGCACCTCACGCACCCCGAACAAGCCAGTACCAACCAGCACCCAGCCGACCAACCCAGCCAGCGCCAGCCCGCCTACCGCGAGCGCCCAGGGCAGAACCGCTCGCATTCGGCGCTGCCGGGCACGGGCCATGAACCGTCGGGTTGAGGCGGGCACCGCGTCCCGGCCTGCCCGAACCAGCTGCCAGCGGCGGACCGGCCCACGGCGGCGGCCGACGCCCCCCTCCACCCCGGAGGTACGCCGACGCGTGGGCCCCGAACTCATCCGGCGGCGGAGGCATCTGGAGTGGAGCCACCAGGGATATCGGGGATGGTGCCCCCAATCGTCGTCGCGCCCCCAACATCGCCGCCGGGTACGGTGCCGGCGGGGCCCGCCGCGCCCCGCCTCGACAGCGCGTCGAGTAGCTGGTCACCCATGAGCGAGCTGGGCGGCGCTCCCATCGTCACCACGACATCGCCCGGCTTGGCTCGGCGGGCCACCTCGACCGGTGCCGCATCCCAGGAGTCCACGAAGACCTTCCGGTCGACCGGCAGTGGCACCGCCTCAATCAGCGCCGCCGATCCCTCCCCCGGTTCCCGCAGCTCCCCGGGGCCGAAGACCTCCAGCAACACCAACTCGTCGGCGATGGCGAGGGCCTCGGCGATCTCCGCCTGCAGGTCGCGGGTGCGGTAGAGCCGGTAGGGCTGGAATACCACGATCAGCCCTCCGTCGCCGGCCACCTCCCGCAACGTCCGTAGCGCGAGGGCAATAGGTGTCGGGTGGTAGGCGTACTCGTCGTAGACCAGTACGTCGTCCGCCACGCCCTTACGCTCGAAGCGCCGCCGCACGCCGGGAAAAGCCGCCAGTGCGGACTGCGCTGCCTCCAGCGGCAGGTCCAACAGGTACTCGGCGAGCACCGCCGAGGCGCTGTTGAGGCCCATGTGCCGCCCCGGAACCGGCAGCCGGAACTCGCCCAACGAGCGGCCGTCGATCTCGGCAAGGTAACGGATGCCGCGGGTGGATGAGGCCATCTCGGTCAACCGTAGGTCCGCATCGGTCGAGATGCCGTACGTGTACACCCGCCGCCCCTCGGCGCGAAGCGTCTCGGCCAGCCGCCGACCACCCACGTCGTCAGCGCAGGTGATGATGAACCCGTCCGGGTCGGTGAGGCGGGCGAAGTCGGCGAAGGCTGCTTCCAGATTGGCCAGGTCACCGTAGGTGTTCAGGTGATCGGCCTCAATATTGGTGATGATCGAGACGAACGGCCGATAGATCAGAAAGGAGCGGTCGCTCTCGTCCGCCTCCACCACGAAGTAGTCACCTGTGCCGTGGTGCGCCCCAGAACCGACCTCGGATATCTCCCCGCCGATCACGAAGGACGGATCCACCCCGGCCTGCTGGAGCACCATGGTCACCATTGAGGTGGTGGTGGTCTTGCCATGGGTACCCGCCACCGCGACCGTCCGTCGGCCGGTCATCGCCGTGGCGAGCGCCTCGGAACGGTGCAGCACCCGCAGGCCACGACGGCGCGCCTCCACCAGTTCCAGGTGGTCGGACGGGATCGCCGACGAGTAGACGACGGTGTCCACACCGTCGAGGTTGGCCACCTCGTGACTCATGTGGATGGTGCCACCCAGCGCCCGCAGGCCCGCCAGGGACGGCCACTCGCGCAGCTCGCTGCCGGAGACCGAGATCCCGCGGGTGAGAAAGAGCCGGGCCAGGCCGCTCATCCCGACCCCGCCCGCCCCGATCAGATGGATGGCGCCGAGATCCTCCGCCGTCAGTCGACCGGCCGGGGAGAACTTCGCCGCGCTCTTCCCACTCACCGGACCACCGCCTCATAGACAAAATTGAGTAGTGCTTCGTCGCCGTCACGATGCCCGTAAGCAGCGGCGGCGGCCCCCATCGTGGCCAGCCGGTGCGGGTCACGGATCAGCGGGATCACGGTGCTCTCCACCCAGGCCGGCGTCAGCTCGGCGTCGTCAACGAGTAGTCCGCCCCCGGCCTCCACCACCGGCAACGCGTTTCGTCGCTGCTCCTGATTGCTGTGCGGGTACGGCACGTAGACCGTCGGCAGCCCGACCGCCGCCACCTCCGCACAGGTCATCGCCCCGCCCCGACCGAGCATCAGGTCGGCCGCGGCGTACCCCAACTCCATCTGCGACAGGTACGGCAACGTCACGTACGGTGCGGGCAGGTCGGTCGGCACCGACACCGCCTCGTTGCGGGCACCGACCACATGCAGCACCTGCACTCCGTTGCGGGCCAGTTCCTTGGCCGCCCCGGTGACCGCCAGGTTGATCGAGCGGGCACCCTGCGATCCGCCGGCGACGAAGAGCACCGGCAGATCCGGACGGAGCCCGAAGTGGGCGCGGGCGGCGTTGCGCATGGCGGCTCGGTCCAGACCGGCGATTCCTCGGCGCAGCGGCACCCCCACCACCCGGGCCCCGCGCAGCGACTCGGCCTGCGCCGGCTGGTGCGGGAATCCCACCGCGAGGTGCTTGGTGAACTTCATGCCCAGCCGGTTGGCCACCCCCGGTGGCACATTGACCTCGTGGATGACGATCGGCAGCTCACGCCGCCAGGCGGCGAGGTACGCCGGGACCGAGACGTACCCGCCGAACCCGACCACCGCATCGGCCTGCACCTCGTCGATGACCTTGCCGGCCGCCCGGGCCGCGGTCCACATCCGGCCCGGGGTCTTGACCAGGTCCAGGTTTACCGAGCGGGGCAGTTGGTACGCGGGGATCTGACGCAGGTCGTACCCGGCGGGCGGGATCAGCTCGTTCTCCAGGCCCTTCGGGGTGCCCAGACAGGTGATCCGGATGCCGGAGTCGTGCCGGCGCAGGCAGTCGGCGAAGGCGAGCAGCGGGTAGATGTGCCCCCCGGTGCCACCTCCCGCAAGCACCACCGAACGCAGCGGACCCATCACCGTCTCCTCTCCTCCGCCGACCCACGCCGGGCCCGGTTCGCCCGGACGGCACGCGGTGCGGCCTGGTCGTCTTCGTGCCGTCCCCGGGGCGCCCGGGCCCGGGGAGCCGGCGGGGCACCCGGGCGGCGCCGGCCGGGAAGCGGCGGCAACGGGGCCCAGACTAGTCGGACCCATCGGGCCGGCGGACGGGCATGCAGGGCTCTCGCCGCATCAGGTTCGGCCCGGGCGAACGAGGCGAGCATGCCGACCGCGGCGAGCGTGACGACAAGGGCGCTCCCGCCGTCGGAGATGAACGGCAGCGGCACGCCGGTCAGCGGCAGCAACCCGATCACCCCACCGATATTGATCATCGCCTGGCCGATCAACCAGGCGGTCGCGGAGGCCGCGGCGAGCTGCCGGAACCGGCCGGTCACTCGGCGGGCGATCCGCAGCCCGGTGTACGCGAGCACCGCGAAGAGCGCCACGACCACACCGCACCCGACAACACCCAGCTCCTCAGCGATGACCACGAAGATGAAGTCATTCTCCGCGGCCGGAAGCGAGCCCCACTTCAGGGAACTCTTACCCAAGCCGGTGCCGAACCAGCCCCCGTGCTCGATCGCGTACCGAGCTTGGAGCATCTGGTAGCAGTCGTGCAACTTGCAGGTTTCGAGCGGCGGCGGGTCGATGAAGTTCGTCAGCCGCGCCAGCCGGAAATTATCCCCGTCCTCGTCGCCCGCATTGCTCGACCCAGCGCCGAGTGACGCGACCGCCACCAGCAGACCAACGCCGAGCAGGCCGACCGCGCCCAGCACCGCGAAGACCCGCAACCGCACCCCGGCCGCCCAGAGCAGCCCGACGACCAAGGCCAGTAGACAGAGCATCGTGCCCAGGTCGTTGTAGCCGACCAACACGAACAGCAGCCCCAGCACCGGGAACAGCGGTGTCGCCAACTCCCGCCACCAGCCGAGCTTGGCGCCCTTACGAGCGACCACGTCCGCCCCCCACAGGACGAGGGCGAACTTCGCCAGCTCAGAGGGCTGGAGCTGGATCGGCCCGAGGTACAGCCAGTTTATGTATACGGAGAACGGGCCAACCTGGTCAACGCCGGCCAGCGAGCCGAGCACAAGCAACAGATTCAGGAGCAGCAGCAACACCACCGCGCCCCCGAGAGCCGGCCAGGCGAGGGCCTGGAAGGTGCGAACCGGCAGCCGCTGGCACACCCAGAAGGCCACGATGCCGATCACCGCGAAGATGGCCTGCTTGGTCAGCGACTCGGTGGCATCGCCGCGCTTGGCGAAGTCCTCCACGCTGGTCGCCGAGAAGACCATGGTGAGACCGATCAGCAGCAGCAGGCCGGCGCTGAACAGCAACAGGTAGTAGGAAGCCAGCGGCCGGGCCAGCAGGCCGCGCAGCGCGGCCAACCCGCCGGCGGCGCTCAGGCCGCGCAGGGGCGTGCCGTCGGGGGGTTCCTCCGGTGGCCGCGCCACCGGAGGAACCCCGACGGTACGCGTACCCCCCGGCGGCGGGCGTCGTCCCGCCCCCGGGCTGTCCTCGTTATCTGGTCCCTCCCCCACCCGCCCATCATCGCGGGTGGGGGAGGCCGTGGCCTCCGCAACCGGCTCCTCGGCGTGTCGAGGACTCGCCCCGGTCAACCGACGCGGGCGAGGAACTCGCTGTAGAACAGGCCCAGGGCGATTGCCACACCGATGCCGGCGATGATCCAGAACCGCACCACGATGTTGACCTCGCTCCAGCCGGCGAGCTCGAAGTGGTGCTGCAACGGTGACATCCGGAAGACCCGCTTGCCGGTGGTCCGGAAGGAGATGATCTGGATCACCACGGACATCGTGATGATGACGAAGAGTCCGCCGATGATCGGCAGCAGCAGGATCGTCCGGGTCGACATCGCCATACCGGCGATCAGACCCCCCAGGCCGAGCGCCCCGGTGTCGCCCATGAAGATCCGGGCCGGGGACGTGTTCCACCACAGGAACCCGACACAGGCTCCGGCCGCCGCCCCGGCGATCAGCGCGACCTCCAGTGGGTCCCGAACCGCGTAGCAGTACTCCTGGGTGTAGTTCGGGTC comes from Salinispora tropica CNB-440 and encodes:
- a CDS encoding cell division protein FtsQ/DivIB, giving the protein MEGGVGRRRGPVRRWQLVRAGRDAVPASTRRFMARARQRRMRAVLPWALAVGGLALAGLVGWVLVGTGLFGVREVRVEGAELVTSVEVRDVAGVPDGTPLARVDLAATAGRIGALPAVERVDVTRDWPDVLVVRLTERTGAAVVPQDGQFLVVDATGVVFRRLSAPPDGLPVIRLATPGPADPETQAALAVLAELTPQLRAELLDITVEGLARLTLHLRDERRVVWGDATRGADKARVATALLNRAAATIDVSAPDVVTIR
- the murC gene encoding UDP-N-acetylmuramate--L-alanine ligase, which produces MSGKSAAKFSPAGRLTAEDLGAIHLIGAGGVGMSGLARLFLTRGISVSGSELREWPSLAGLRALGGTIHMSHEVANLDGVDTVVYSSAIPSDHLELVEARRRGLRVLHRSEALATAMTGRRTVAVAGTHGKTTTTSMVTMVLQQAGVDPSFVIGGEISEVGSGAHHGTGDYFVVEADESDRSFLIYRPFVSIITNIEADHLNTYGDLANLEAAFADFARLTDPDGFIITCADDVGGRRLAETLRAEGRRVYTYGISTDADLRLTEMASSTRGIRYLAEIDGRSLGEFRLPVPGRHMGLNSASAVLAEYLLDLPLEAAQSALAAFPGVRRRFERKGVADDVLVYDEYAYHPTPIALALRTLREVAGDGGLIVVFQPYRLYRTRDLQAEIAEALAIADELVLLEVFGPGELREPGEGSAALIEAVPLPVDRKVFVDSWDAAPVEVARRAKPGDVVVTMGAPPSSLMGDQLLDALSRRGAAGPAGTVPGGDVGGATTIGGTIPDIPGGSTPDASAAG
- the murG gene encoding undecaprenyldiphospho-muramoylpentapeptide beta-N-acetylglucosaminyltransferase — its product is MGPLRSVVLAGGGTGGHIYPLLAFADCLRRHDSGIRITCLGTPKGLENELIPPAGYDLRQIPAYQLPRSVNLDLVKTPGRMWTAARAAGKVIDEVQADAVVGFGGYVSVPAYLAAWRRELPIVIHEVNVPPGVANRLGMKFTKHLAVGFPHQPAQAESLRGARVVGVPLRRGIAGLDRAAMRNAARAHFGLRPDLPVLFVAGGSQGARSINLAVTGAAKELARNGVQVLHVVGARNEAVSVPTDLPAPYVTLPYLSQMELGYAAADLMLGRGGAMTCAEVAAVGLPTVYVPYPHSNQEQRRNALPVVEAGGGLLVDDAELTPAWVESTVIPLIRDPHRLATMGAAAAAYGHRDGDEALLNFVYEAVVR
- a CDS encoding FtsW/RodA/SpoVE family cell cycle protein, yielding MRGLSAAGGLAALRGLLARPLASYYLLLFSAGLLLLIGLTMVFSATSVEDFAKRGDATESLTKQAIFAVIGIVAFWVCQRLPVRTFQALAWPALGGAVVLLLLLNLLLVLGSLAGVDQVGPFSVYINWLYLGPIQLQPSELAKFALVLWGADVVARKGAKLGWWRELATPLFPVLGLLFVLVGYNDLGTMLCLLALVVGLLWAAGVRLRVFAVLGAVGLLGVGLLVAVASLGAGSSNAGDEDGDNFRLARLTNFIDPPPLETCKLHDCYQMLQARYAIEHGGWFGTGLGKSSLKWGSLPAAENDFIFVVIAEELGVVGCGVVVALFAVLAYTGLRIARRVTGRFRQLAAASATAWLIGQAMINIGGVIGLLPLTGVPLPFISDGGSALVVTLAAVGMLASFARAEPDAARALHARPPARWVRLVWAPLPPLPGRRRPGAPPAPRARAPRGRHEDDQAAPRAVRANRARRGSAEERRR